The Neobacillus sp. OS1-2 genome includes a window with the following:
- the pepF gene encoding oligoendopeptidase F has product MKKTVEQRLTRSEVPEEQTWNLKDLFSSEEAWETECEVMENQILEFNKFKGTLHTSAKALLECLSAQEQHSMRMVMASTFANLKQSADSTDPINQANSAKFSALRTKSFAALSFINSEILALEEATLEKYLREEPKLGAFKKSLGELLETKKHKLLPETEEALAALGDLQGAPYQIYQMSKLADMAFAPIQDANGNELPVSFALFENRYEFSADTAVRRKAYDSFVSSLNRYKNTMAAAYAAEVNKQVTLARLRKYESVTHMLLEPQQVTLDMYNNQIDIIFTELAPHMRRFAQLKQQVLGLDQMLFCDLKAPMDPDFNPETTYEEASQIILESLKVMGPEYCEIIERGFRERWVDRADNVGKSTGAFCSSPYGAHPYILISWQDNMRGCFTLAHEFGHAGHFFLANKNQRIMNVRPSMYFVEAPSTMNEMLLGQHLLAKNEDTQMRRWVILQLLGTYYHNFVTHLLEAEYQRRVYALAEEGKALTAKTLSEMTGAVLSEFWGDTVEIDEGACLTWMRQPHYYMGLYPYTYSAGLTASTAVAQMIQEEGQPAVDRWLEVLRAGGTMKPLELLKHAGIDMSKPDPIKKAVAFVGSLIDELERSFEVGA; this is encoded by the coding sequence ATGAAAAAAACGGTTGAACAACGTCTTACTCGTTCAGAGGTTCCTGAAGAGCAAACCTGGAATTTGAAAGATTTATTCTCTTCTGAGGAAGCATGGGAAACAGAATGTGAAGTGATGGAGAATCAAATCTTGGAGTTTAACAAATTTAAAGGGACATTACATACTAGTGCAAAGGCATTACTAGAATGTTTGTCTGCTCAGGAGCAGCATTCAATGCGAATGGTTATGGCATCGACATTTGCCAATTTAAAACAATCAGCCGATAGCACAGATCCGATAAATCAGGCGAATTCAGCGAAATTCTCCGCCCTACGGACAAAAAGTTTTGCTGCCTTATCTTTTATCAATTCGGAAATCTTAGCACTTGAAGAAGCTACACTTGAAAAATATCTAAGAGAAGAACCTAAGCTTGGGGCTTTCAAGAAAAGTTTAGGAGAGCTACTAGAAACGAAAAAACATAAATTATTACCTGAAACGGAAGAAGCACTGGCAGCGCTCGGCGATTTACAAGGCGCCCCCTATCAGATCTATCAGATGAGCAAGTTGGCCGATATGGCGTTTGCACCTATTCAAGATGCCAACGGAAACGAATTACCTGTTTCGTTTGCTTTATTTGAAAATCGGTATGAATTTTCAGCAGATACAGCGGTCCGGCGAAAGGCTTACGACTCCTTTGTTTCATCGCTTAATCGGTATAAAAATACAATGGCAGCAGCGTATGCTGCAGAGGTAAATAAACAAGTTACACTTGCACGCTTACGTAAGTATGAGTCGGTCACCCATATGCTGCTTGAACCACAACAGGTTACATTAGACATGTATAACAATCAAATCGATATTATTTTTACAGAATTAGCACCACATATGCGGCGCTTTGCCCAATTAAAGCAACAGGTTTTAGGATTAGATCAAATGCTTTTCTGTGATTTGAAGGCACCAATGGATCCGGATTTCAATCCGGAAACAACCTATGAAGAAGCAAGCCAGATCATCTTGGAATCCTTAAAAGTAATGGGCCCTGAATACTGTGAAATTATCGAACGCGGCTTTCGTGAGCGCTGGGTTGATCGGGCAGATAACGTGGGCAAATCAACAGGCGCTTTCTGTTCCAGCCCTTATGGTGCTCATCCGTACATCCTTATTAGCTGGCAGGATAACATGCGCGGCTGCTTCACTTTGGCCCATGAATTTGGGCATGCGGGGCATTTCTTTTTAGCGAATAAAAACCAACGGATTATGAATGTCCGTCCCTCCATGTATTTTGTTGAAGCACCGTCAACGATGAATGAAATGTTGTTAGGCCAGCACTTGCTTGCTAAAAATGAGGATACGCAAATGCGCCGATGGGTTATCCTTCAGCTGCTCGGTACCTATTATCATAATTTCGTGACCCATTTACTTGAAGCCGAATACCAACGCAGAGTCTATGCCCTCGCTGAGGAAGGCAAAGCCCTTACTGCCAAAACATTATCAGAAATGACTGGTGCTGTTCTTTCTGAATTCTGGGGAGACACCGTTGAAATCGATGAGGGTGCATGCCTAACGTGGATGCGTCAGCCCCACTATTACATGGGCCTATATCCATACACTTACTCTGCAGGATTAACAGCATCAACCGCTGTTGCCCAAATGATTCAAGAAGAGGGCCAGCCTGCCGTAGACAGATGGCTGGAAGTGCTCCGGGCCGGAGGCACCATGAAGCCACTTGAACTACTAAAACATGCAGGTATCGACATGTCCAAACCAGATCCAATCAAGAAGGCTGTCGCCTTCGTCGGTTCACTAATTGATGAATTAGAACGATCTTTTGAAGTTGGTGCCTGA
- a CDS encoding DHA2 family efflux MFS transporter permease subunit, which translates to MDQTIKQTNRPPYGILAVLMIGAFIAMLNNTLLNIALPSIMKDLEVEASTVQWLATGFMLVNGILIPASAYLIQKYTVRRLFLVSMGLFTIGTILAGFAHVFPILLTGRMIQGAGSAILMPLLMNVMLVSFPVEKRGAAMGVFGLVLMFAPAIGPTLSGWLIEHYDWRMLFHFVTPIAIVVLLIGFFLLKDKKEKVTIHLDFLSLVLSSIGFGGILYGFSSAGKKGWDSPEVYGTLAIGVISLVVFIMRQLKQERPLLNFKIYKYPMYALSSVISMVVTMAMFSGMLLTPIYVQTIRGISPLDAGLMMLPGAILMAILMPITGKLFDKFGGRILAIIGLTITAVTSYYFSKLTLETTYTHLIILYTVRMAGMSMVNMPVSTNGLNQLPARFYPHGTAMNSTMSQVSGAIGTALLVTVMSNRTETHAKEIGAAAMAHLTKQPTPEVLAELKQQVMMKAMLEGINDAFLVTVGIAALALILSFFIKRAKQAEDPSELKPAEKNIAATFAES; encoded by the coding sequence ATGGATCAAACGATAAAACAGACTAATCGTCCGCCATATGGAATTCTTGCGGTTCTAATGATTGGCGCCTTTATTGCTATGTTAAACAACACATTATTAAACATTGCCTTACCGTCGATTATGAAGGACTTGGAAGTTGAAGCATCGACCGTTCAATGGCTTGCGACTGGGTTTATGTTAGTAAACGGAATCCTCATTCCAGCTTCGGCTTATTTAATTCAAAAATATACGGTGAGAAGATTATTTTTAGTTTCAATGGGATTATTTACAATTGGAACGATTCTTGCTGGGTTTGCTCATGTGTTTCCAATTCTGTTAACCGGACGGATGATACAAGGAGCGGGATCAGCCATCTTAATGCCGCTATTGATGAACGTGATGTTAGTCAGTTTCCCGGTGGAGAAGAGGGGAGCCGCAATGGGCGTATTCGGTTTGGTTCTCATGTTTGCTCCGGCAATTGGTCCGACGTTATCAGGCTGGTTAATTGAACATTATGATTGGAGAATGCTATTCCATTTTGTAACACCTATTGCGATTGTTGTGCTGTTAATTGGCTTTTTCTTATTGAAGGATAAAAAGGAAAAAGTCACTATTCATCTTGATTTTTTATCACTAGTGCTTTCAAGCATCGGATTTGGTGGAATCCTTTATGGGTTTAGTTCCGCAGGTAAAAAGGGCTGGGATAGTCCTGAAGTATATGGAACACTTGCAATTGGCGTTATTTCACTAGTTGTGTTTATTATGCGTCAATTAAAGCAAGAAAGACCGTTGTTAAATTTCAAGATCTATAAATATCCGATGTATGCCTTATCCTCCGTTATTTCGATGGTGGTGACGATGGCGATGTTTTCCGGAATGCTGTTAACACCGATCTATGTTCAAACGATTCGCGGAATTTCACCGCTGGATGCGGGCTTAATGATGCTGCCTGGGGCCATTTTAATGGCAATCTTGATGCCGATTACGGGAAAATTATTTGATAAGTTTGGCGGTCGTATATTAGCAATCATTGGTTTAACGATTACGGCGGTAACGAGCTACTATTTTAGTAAACTAACATTAGAAACAACCTATACACACTTAATTATTTTATACACCGTACGGATGGCGGGTATGTCAATGGTCAACATGCCGGTTTCAACTAATGGTCTAAACCAGTTACCAGCACGTTTTTATCCTCACGGTACTGCGATGAATAGCACCATGTCGCAGGTTTCCGGCGCTATTGGAACTGCACTTTTAGTTACAGTAATGTCAAACCGTACTGAAACACATGCAAAGGAAATTGGTGCAGCTGCCATGGCCCATTTGACGAAGCAGCCAACACCTGAGGTACTTGCAGAATTAAAGCAGCAAGTGATGATGAAGGCGATGTTAGAAGGGATTAACGATGCATTCTTAGTAACCGTTGGTATTGCGGCATTAGCGTTGATTCTTTCCTTCTTTATTAAACGGGCGAAACAAGCAGAAGATCCGAGTGAATTAAAGCCAGCTGAAAAAAATATAGCGGCAACATTTGCGGAAAGTTAA
- a CDS encoding TetR/AcrR family transcriptional regulator, with the protein MYNRKQNVIKMAHQLFIEKGYQATSIQDILDYSGISKGTFYNYFSSKTELLIGIYKSVYKKLNQERNDLLIGQDPANLEIFIKQLEMQMVTNRKYKLIAIYEEVMASNDTELRQFIQRSRLNSLRWLYLRFIDIFGEDKKPFLLDCAVMFQGFLQYNVQYNRQAHKTGEKIGPVVRYCVARLVKMVEEVSESGDQLLEPALLEKWLPTNSNNNHGFKEKLLHLSGTLRKLISKNIPTHDEQEKYLELLEFIQDELLHSNTPRKFIIGSVITSMKDHSYCKKELQQLEALVDEYFRQVDEAEKTPNHID; encoded by the coding sequence ATGTATAATCGCAAACAGAACGTTATTAAAATGGCACATCAACTATTTATCGAAAAAGGCTATCAAGCTACATCCATTCAGGACATTTTAGACTACAGCGGTATTTCTAAAGGAACATTTTATAATTATTTTTCATCGAAAACCGAGTTATTAATTGGTATTTATAAATCTGTTTATAAGAAGCTGAATCAAGAACGAAATGATTTATTGATTGGTCAAGACCCGGCCAATCTTGAAATTTTTATTAAACAACTTGAAATGCAAATGGTGACAAATAGAAAATACAAGCTTATTGCCATTTACGAAGAAGTCATGGCTTCAAATGATACGGAACTTAGGCAATTTATTCAACGTAGCCGGTTGAATTCACTTAGATGGCTATATCTGAGGTTCATAGATATTTTTGGTGAAGACAAAAAGCCATTTCTGTTGGACTGTGCTGTTATGTTCCAGGGATTCTTGCAGTATAATGTTCAATATAACCGCCAAGCGCATAAAACAGGTGAAAAAATTGGCCCCGTGGTTCGGTATTGTGTCGCTCGATTAGTAAAAATGGTAGAAGAAGTGTCCGAATCCGGTGATCAGTTGCTTGAACCAGCACTTTTGGAAAAGTGGCTGCCAACTAATTCAAACAACAATCATGGATTTAAAGAGAAACTTCTTCATCTATCTGGAACGCTAAGAAAATTGATTTCAAAGAATATCCCTACACATGATGAACAGGAGAAATATCTGGAGCTGTTAGAATTTATCCAGGATGAATTACTACACTCCAATACCCCCCGTAAATTCATAATTGGAAGCGTTATAACTTCGATGAAAGATCATTCCTACTGCAAAAAGGAACTTCAACAGTTAGAAGCGCTGGTCGATGAATATTTCAGACAAGTAGATGAGGCAGAAAAAACCCCTAATCACATAGATTAA
- a CDS encoding branched-chain amino acid aminotransferase — MLKDQQYAEKDDSTRFADAYIERCDKETENMIKNETSAFLTESLNYLKKHKNEFVYLESKWFDLVNVDSLSMEADDVFGTYDVMLGLKLQKKFEMVIKEQLNANLHGDEAKFDLIFSHEDGLWNLNFALNYVEGFNEDMTMNEAFQLIYHFLFKLVDAVKGINS; from the coding sequence ATGTTAAAAGACCAACAATATGCAGAAAAAGATGACTCAACTCGATTTGCTGACGCTTATATTGAACGTTGTGACAAAGAAACAGAAAATATGATCAAGAATGAAACATCAGCATTTTTGACCGAATCACTTAACTACCTGAAAAAGCATAAAAATGAATTTGTCTATTTAGAATCAAAATGGTTTGACTTGGTGAATGTGGACTCCCTTTCAATGGAGGCGGATGATGTATTTGGTACATATGATGTGATGTTAGGGTTAAAGCTGCAGAAGAAATTCGAAATGGTTATAAAAGAACAGCTAAATGCCAATCTCCATGGTGATGAAGCGAAATTCGATTTAATCTTCAGTCATGAGGATGGTCTTTGGAATTTGAATTTTGCTTTAAATTATGTTGAAGGATTTAATGAAGACATGACAATGAATGAGGCTTTTCAGTTAATTTACCATTTCCTGTTTAAACTGGTCGATGCAGTTAAAGGGATAAATAGTTAA
- a CDS encoding PaaI family thioesterase yields MEETVVKAIQDEYPDDFAWCYGCGRLNEAGHHFRTGWYGEQTLSIYSPDPEHLALPGFVYGGLVASFIDCHGTGSASLFLHRKNGHEPGDGAEPPRFVTASLNVNFLKPTPHGVPLKAVGTVQEIHPKKFNVVTEVFANEVLCARGEVVAVVMPSTFLKNE; encoded by the coding sequence ATGGAAGAAACAGTAGTAAAAGCGATTCAAGATGAATATCCTGATGATTTTGCTTGGTGTTACGGCTGTGGCCGATTAAATGAAGCGGGACATCATTTTCGAACAGGATGGTATGGTGAACAAACGCTGTCGATTTATTCACCAGATCCTGAACATTTAGCATTGCCGGGCTTCGTCTATGGCGGGCTTGTTGCCTCGTTCATTGATTGCCACGGGACTGGCTCCGCATCGCTATTTCTTCATCGGAAAAATGGTCATGAACCAGGTGATGGGGCAGAGCCGCCCCGCTTTGTAACGGCATCCTTAAATGTGAACTTTTTGAAGCCGACCCCACATGGAGTACCCTTAAAGGCAGTCGGAACGGTCCAGGAAATCCATCCGAAAAAATTTAATGTAGTAACAGAGGTGTTTGCGAATGAAGTGTTGTGTGCACGCGGTGAAGTGGTTGCAGTCGTCATGCCAAGCACATTTTTGAAAAATGAATAA